The sequence below is a genomic window from Equus caballus isolate H_3958 breed thoroughbred chromosome 11, TB-T2T, whole genome shotgun sequence.
TGTCAATTTAATTATCAGGccagccagaaaaacctagaaTGGAAGATGGGAAAAGTTCTCCACCCCTACACTTTATTCAAATATCAGTCTCTCCTAGAAGTTGCAAGGATAGCATCATCAGGAATGTGCCAGTAACCAACTGTACTATGTGATAGTATTGCTGAGATTTTGCATGTGGAGAACTTGACCAAAACTACCTTGGAATTCTTACCTTAAACAGTTGCTCTATCCACAAAGAGGGTGATGAGGAAGCAGAAAGTAAGGCAGAGCTCCCAGTTATGTAGCCAAGCAGGACATATGTGCTTAGAGAATGGCAGCCACTTGAAAAATGGTTTGTCCAGGATGTCTAGAGCTCTCTCCCCAGTATGCCCCAGCCAGCCTTACACCATTGTGCTTTTCTTCCCTAGTGGAGCAGGATCCCCAAATTGAAGGCCAGGCCCCCTTGCCCAGGGAGCCCCTGGAGCATTTTGCTGCATCACCACCAAGCGGATGGAGGGCTGGCCCTCGAGAGCAGACTCAGGAGCATATTCCTTACTGGGGTCCTTGCCTCGGCAGTCATACAGCACACAGGAAATGAGGAAAACCAGGAGCAAGATGACGTAGCTCACGACTAAGATGATCAGGTTCAAGGTGACAGGGTCGATCTCCAAGTAAAACTCCATGACATCTCTCACGCTTGGGAGGTGGGTCTTGAGAAAGGCAACGGGGTCAGCTGAGGATTGCAGGGAGCAAACCCTAGCTCGTCGGAATAGCTACATTGGCTCTGGAGTAAAAATACATTAATCCCCATGGCTCTAGGAGACCCTACAGATTAAAGCTGCTCAGTTTAATAACTTAAGCTCTTGCTGTTAATACCACAGCCACCAAAACACAGAAGCTGTCTCTCATCAATTCACCTacgcagagagagaaagagcaagaaagagacAGTTCATATGTCACCAAAGAGTGGTATATAAGCAGAGTGTCCATATAATTCATTGTCCAAACAGACAGTTTGGTGAGCAAAAGTCAGTGCTGTTAATAAGCGCACTGTTAAAACATTGGATTGTCCTGGAAAAACTAAGCATAGTCACCCTTTACATAAGGGAGGTTTAAATATCAAGTATCCATACTTGGAATGATTTGGGCCATCAGATCAGTGGGCCTTGGGACTAGATATGTTTCTTTAATAAGAGGAACacattttgttcctttcttcatttgttgattttttcattcattaattcaaaaatactttttgagcacctcctgt
It includes:
- the SMIM36 gene encoding small integral membrane protein 36; translation: MEFYLEIDPVTLNLIILVVSYVILLLVFLISCVLYDCRGKDPSKEYAPESALEGQPSIRLVVMQQNAPGAPWARGPGLQFGDPAPLGKKSTMV